In the genome of Streptomyces sp. V2I9, one region contains:
- a CDS encoding GntR family transcriptional regulator — translation MKSVVVFRIDRRSGVSTYLQIVRQVEQALRMGALEVGDRLPTAAQVAATTKVNPNTTLKAYRELERMGLAEVRQGAGTFITRTLAQPQSGPDSPLRSALTDWMGQARAEGLTGRDVTALFHAAFAGAYPGESPD, via the coding sequence GTGAAGTCCGTGGTCGTGTTCCGCATCGACCGGCGCAGTGGGGTGTCGACCTACCTCCAGATCGTCCGGCAGGTCGAACAGGCGCTGCGCATGGGCGCGTTGGAGGTGGGCGACCGGCTGCCGACGGCGGCCCAGGTCGCCGCGACCACCAAGGTCAACCCGAACACGACGCTCAAGGCATACCGCGAGCTGGAACGTATGGGACTCGCCGAAGTGCGCCAGGGTGCCGGAACGTTCATCACCCGCACCCTCGCCCAGCCCCAGTCCGGTCCCGACTCCCCGCTGCGGTCCGCGCTGACCGACTGGATGGGCCAGGCCCGCGCCGAGGGACTCACGGGGCGGGACGTCACGGCCCTGTTCCACGCGGCGTTCGCCGGCGCGTATCCGGGCGAGTCACCGGACTGA
- a CDS encoding cold-shock protein, protein MAQGTVKWFNAEKGYGFIAVDGGADVFVHYSAIQMDGYRTLEEGQRVEFEISQGQKGPQADMVKLAVG, encoded by the coding sequence ATGGCTCAGGGCACCGTCAAGTGGTTCAACGCGGAGAAGGGGTACGGCTTCATCGCGGTCGACGGTGGTGCGGATGTTTTCGTCCACTACAGCGCGATCCAGATGGACGGGTACCGCACCCTCGAAGAGGGTCAGCGAGTTGAATTCGAGATCTCGCAGGGCCAGAAGGGGCCCCAGGCCGACATGGTCAAGCTCGCTGTCGGCTGA
- the thrC gene encoding threonine synthase — protein MAVQTVAGTTVPSAPAVDLGPAAALSCRECGERFELGPLFACASCFGPLEVAYDLPTGSPEELRKRIEAGPDNIWRYAPLLPVPADVAEKPNINPGFTKLVKADNLARELGVTGGLYVKDDSGNPTHSFKDRVVAIAVEAARAFGFTTLSCSSTGNLAGAVGAAAARAGLRSCVFIPHDLEQGKVVMAAVYGGELVGIEGTYDDVNRFCSELIGDPLGEGWGFVNVNLRPYYGEGSKTLAYEICEQLGWKLPDQIVIPIASGSQLTKIDKGFQELIELGLVEDKPYKIFGAQAEGCSPVSAAFKAGHDVVRPQKPNTIAKSLAIGNPADGPYVLDIARRTGGAVEDVTDEQVVDAIKLLARTEGIFGETAGGVTVGVTKKLVEAGVIDPALTTVVLNTGDGLKTLDAVAPTSQATATIKPSLDAFRAAGLASA, from the coding sequence ATGGCTGTTCAGACCGTTGCAGGTACCACCGTTCCTTCCGCCCCGGCCGTCGACCTCGGTCCCGCCGCGGCGCTTTCCTGCCGCGAGTGCGGCGAGCGGTTCGAACTCGGCCCCCTGTTCGCCTGCGCCTCCTGTTTCGGACCGCTGGAAGTGGCGTACGACCTGCCCACCGGCTCCCCCGAGGAGCTGCGCAAGCGCATCGAGGCCGGCCCGGACAACATCTGGCGGTACGCCCCGCTGCTGCCCGTCCCCGCCGACGTGGCGGAGAAGCCCAACATCAACCCCGGCTTCACCAAGCTCGTCAAGGCCGACAACCTCGCCCGCGAGCTGGGCGTCACCGGCGGCCTGTACGTCAAGGACGACTCCGGCAACCCGACGCACTCCTTCAAGGACCGGGTCGTCGCCATCGCCGTCGAGGCCGCCCGCGCCTTCGGGTTCACCACCCTCTCCTGCTCCTCCACGGGCAACCTGGCCGGGGCCGTCGGCGCCGCCGCCGCCCGCGCCGGACTGCGCTCCTGCGTGTTCATCCCGCACGACCTGGAGCAGGGCAAGGTCGTCATGGCCGCGGTGTACGGCGGTGAGCTGGTCGGTATCGAGGGCACCTACGACGACGTCAACCGCTTCTGCTCCGAGCTCATCGGCGACCCGCTCGGCGAGGGCTGGGGCTTCGTCAACGTCAACCTCCGTCCGTACTACGGCGAGGGTTCCAAGACGCTGGCGTACGAGATCTGCGAGCAGCTCGGCTGGAAGCTGCCCGACCAGATCGTCATCCCGATCGCGTCCGGCTCCCAGCTCACCAAGATCGACAAGGGGTTCCAGGAGCTGATCGAGCTGGGCCTCGTCGAGGACAAGCCGTACAAGATCTTCGGCGCCCAGGCCGAGGGCTGCTCCCCGGTCTCCGCCGCCTTCAAGGCCGGCCACGACGTGGTACGTCCCCAGAAGCCGAACACCATCGCCAAGTCGCTGGCCATCGGCAACCCGGCGGACGGCCCGTACGTGCTGGACATCGCCCGGCGCACCGGCGGCGCGGTGGAGGACGTCACCGACGAGCAGGTCGTCGACGCGATCAAGCTGCTGGCCCGCACCGAGGGCATCTTCGGCGAGACGGCGGGCGGGGTGACCGTCGGCGTGACGAAGAAGCTGGTCGAGGCCGGCGTGATCGACCCGGCGCTCACCACCGTCGTCCTGAACACCGGCGACGGACTCAAGACGCTTGACGCGGTCGCCCCCACCTCGCAGGCCACGGCGACCATCAAGCCGAGCCTGGACGCGTTCCGCGCCGCGGGCCTCGCCTCCGCCTGA
- the otsB gene encoding trehalose-phosphatase: MGSHPENLPTPTTPAGREGLEAVLARPDRAVVALDFDGTLADIVPDPEQARAHPGTVEALAALAPKVAAVAVITGRPAALAVRYGGFAGVPGLEHLVVLGHYGAERWDAVTGTVNAPAPHPGVTAVRAELPGLLDDSGVGKGAWIEEKGQAVAVHTRRAEDPQAAFDMLRGPLGELAARHGLIVEPGRLVLELRPPGMDKGVALARFVAELDAESVIYAGDDLGDLAAFAAVEKLRSEGADGIPGLLVCSGSAEVPELSDRADLSLPGPAAVVAFLAALAERL, from the coding sequence ATGGGCAGTCACCCGGAAAACCTGCCGACCCCGACCACCCCGGCCGGCCGCGAGGGGCTCGAAGCCGTGCTCGCCCGGCCCGACCGTGCGGTCGTCGCCCTCGACTTCGACGGCACGCTCGCCGACATCGTCCCGGACCCCGAACAGGCGCGCGCCCACCCCGGCACCGTCGAGGCGCTCGCCGCGCTCGCACCGAAGGTCGCGGCCGTCGCCGTGATCACCGGCCGCCCGGCGGCACTCGCGGTGCGCTACGGCGGCTTCGCGGGCGTCCCCGGCCTGGAGCACCTCGTCGTGCTCGGGCACTACGGCGCCGAACGCTGGGACGCTGTGACCGGTACCGTCAACGCCCCCGCTCCGCATCCGGGCGTCACGGCGGTACGCGCCGAACTCCCCGGCCTGCTCGACGATTCCGGCGTCGGGAAGGGCGCCTGGATCGAGGAGAAGGGGCAGGCCGTCGCGGTCCACACCCGACGTGCCGAGGACCCGCAGGCGGCCTTCGACATGTTGCGCGGACCCCTCGGCGAGCTGGCCGCGCGGCACGGCCTCATCGTCGAACCGGGCCGCCTGGTCCTGGAATTGCGCCCGCCCGGCATGGACAAGGGCGTCGCGCTCGCCCGGTTCGTCGCGGAGCTGGACGCCGAGTCCGTGATCTACGCGGGCGACGACCTCGGGGACCTGGCCGCCTTCGCCGCCGTGGAGAAGCTGCGGTCCGAGGGTGCGGACGGCATCCCCGGCCTCCTGGTGTGCAGCGGCAGCGCCGAGGTGCCCGAACTGTCCGACCGCGCCGACCTGTCGTTGCCGGGCCCGGCCGCGGTGGTCGCCTTCCTGGCGGCGCTCGCCGAGCGGCTGTGA
- a CDS encoding ABC transporter permease, with protein MSATLTEKPAEPAPGRRLLRGMPWLVVRQHRVALACVLGLTLLTALWIVYERNELVHLLDAKGWPENDAGQPMENNRGYNYITTVLGGLPVILAVFIGAPLIAGDQENGTAQLVTTQSATRRQWLLAKLGLAYTLALVSGVVLSALFTWWWKPYRSVFLSEWIDGVIFDNTGPVLPAFLLFLTAAGITIGVLIRRVLPAMVVTFLFTAVTTMFVWDEIRIRLGDTQIFSYPMGSELPARYAESYEVDRWVGSADGTLYGWGTCAEATEKAQSACIKEHGIVNDVIEYLDFSQMAPMQWTAAGLLLVGTALLTAFTLWWTSRRPL; from the coding sequence ATGAGCGCCACCCTCACCGAGAAGCCCGCCGAACCCGCTCCCGGCCGCCGCCTGTTGCGCGGAATGCCGTGGCTCGTCGTACGCCAGCATCGCGTCGCCCTGGCCTGCGTCCTCGGCCTCACGCTGCTGACCGCGCTGTGGATCGTGTACGAGCGCAACGAGTTGGTCCACCTGCTCGACGCGAAGGGCTGGCCGGAGAACGACGCCGGACAGCCGATGGAGAACAACCGCGGCTACAACTACATCACCACCGTCCTCGGCGGCCTCCCGGTCATCCTCGCCGTCTTCATCGGCGCCCCGCTGATCGCGGGCGACCAGGAGAACGGCACCGCACAGCTCGTCACCACCCAGTCGGCGACCCGCCGCCAGTGGCTGCTCGCCAAGCTGGGCCTGGCCTACACCCTCGCGCTGGTCTCCGGCGTGGTGCTCTCGGCGCTGTTCACCTGGTGGTGGAAGCCGTACCGCTCGGTCTTCCTCAGCGAGTGGATCGACGGCGTGATCTTCGACAACACCGGGCCCGTGCTGCCGGCGTTCCTTCTCTTCCTCACCGCTGCGGGCATCACCATCGGTGTCCTGATCCGCCGGGTCCTCCCGGCCATGGTGGTCACGTTCCTGTTCACGGCGGTCACCACCATGTTCGTCTGGGACGAGATCCGCATCCGCCTCGGCGACACGCAGATCTTCAGCTACCCGATGGGCAGCGAACTCCCCGCCCGTTATGCCGAGTCGTACGAGGTGGACCGCTGGGTCGGCAGTGCCGACGGAACCCTGTACGGCTGGGGCACCTGCGCCGAGGCGACCGAGAAGGCGCAGAGCGCGTGCATCAAGGAGCACGGCATCGTCAACGACGTGATCGAATACCTCGACTTCAGTCAGATGGCGCCGATGCAGTGGACCGCGGCCGGCCTCCTGCTCGTCGGAACGGCGCTGCTCACGGCGTTCACCCTCTGGTGGACCTCGCGCCGCCCGCTGTAG
- a CDS encoding serine/threonine-protein kinase: protein MEGIRPLAAGDPVRIGPYPLLGRLGAGGMGRVYLARSAGGRTVAVKVVHEEHIANGEFRARFRREIESARRVGGRWTAPVLDADADAEQPWVATGYVPGPSLEQAVREHGPLPAASVHALAEGLLRALRGIHAAGIVHRDLKPSNVLLTVDGPRVIDFGIARAFQVSVESLLTSTGMVIGSPGFMAPEQVLGEETGPAADVFSLGCVLMYAATGQLPFGARASNQHSVMFQIVQSSPDLTAVADAPLRALIERCLTKSAAERSGVDALLEELAASKSATASHGAWLPPVLLARLARQSALLLDAEVPEQGGESGSSAVPGGSKGAVGVGSPEGRGAADPVPVAVPGREGAAVSEGEGAARAPAASAPEPADPTGSAVSAVAPAAAPRDLGTVDLRPAPVKAGESAAKPAPAAAEPPAAPRAGGSRRRRVWIVAAVVVAVLAAGGTTAFLNRAPGGSEDARSEGAATPPGAGDASSGPAASPSGKGDDKDGAKDDGKDAPKDKGEEKGDKGEKEEGGADGEGGGSVPGGGGSADTGDAGTGDGGGQGGAESSASSGSGDDAKPPAPDPEPAPDGRVPQQFVGTWSIASQYDALQPHTVVIRRVSPGQSAVTLISDVQGSGHCEYTAKLSSVAAGGTRINVGAAMVDTARSTGMCRDAEPSFFTVAGSGILHDVGPAHGSGYRYHRA, encoded by the coding sequence ATGGAGGGCATACGCCCGCTCGCGGCCGGTGATCCCGTGCGGATCGGGCCCTACCCGCTGCTCGGCCGGCTGGGTGCGGGCGGGATGGGCCGTGTGTATCTGGCCCGGTCGGCGGGCGGACGTACCGTGGCCGTGAAGGTGGTCCACGAGGAGCACATAGCGAACGGTGAGTTCCGGGCCCGCTTCCGCCGGGAGATCGAGAGTGCCCGGCGGGTCGGCGGGCGCTGGACCGCCCCCGTGCTCGACGCCGACGCGGACGCGGAGCAGCCCTGGGTGGCCACCGGCTATGTACCCGGTCCCTCTCTGGAGCAGGCCGTCCGGGAGCACGGCCCGCTGCCCGCCGCGTCCGTGCACGCGCTGGCCGAGGGGCTGTTGCGGGCCTTGCGGGGCATCCACGCCGCGGGGATCGTCCACCGGGATCTCAAGCCTTCCAACGTTCTGCTCACCGTGGACGGTCCCCGTGTCATCGACTTCGGTATCGCCCGCGCGTTCCAGGTGTCCGTCGAATCCCTGCTGACCAGTACCGGCATGGTCATCGGCTCGCCCGGCTTCATGGCGCCCGAGCAGGTCCTCGGCGAGGAGACCGGGCCTGCGGCGGACGTCTTCTCCCTCGGCTGTGTGCTGATGTACGCCGCCACCGGGCAGCTGCCGTTCGGAGCCCGTGCGAGCAACCAGCATTCCGTCATGTTCCAGATCGTTCAGTCCTCGCCGGACCTGACCGCCGTGGCGGACGCCCCCCTGCGCGCGCTGATCGAACGCTGCCTGACCAAGAGTGCCGCCGAACGTTCCGGTGTGGACGCGCTGTTGGAGGAGCTGGCCGCCTCGAAGTCCGCGACCGCCTCGCACGGTGCCTGGCTGCCGCCGGTGCTGCTGGCCCGGTTGGCGCGTCAGTCGGCCCTGTTGCTCGACGCGGAGGTGCCGGAGCAGGGCGGAGAGTCGGGGAGTTCAGCGGTTCCGGGGGGTTCCAAGGGCGCGGTCGGGGTGGGCTCGCCGGAGGGCCGGGGCGCGGCCGATCCCGTACCCGTAGCTGTCCCCGGACGCGAGGGCGCGGCCGTGTCCGAGGGCGAGGGGGCCGCCCGCGCGCCCGCTGCTTCCGCACCTGAACCCGCTGATCCCACTGGATCCGCCGTCTCCGCCGTCGCCCCGGCCGCCGCTCCCCGTGACCTCGGCACGGTCGATCTGCGTCCGGCCCCGGTGAAGGCCGGCGAGTCGGCCGCGAAGCCCGCCCCGGCCGCCGCCGAGCCGCCTGCCGCGCCGCGCGCGGGAGGGTCGCGTCGCCGCCGGGTCTGGATCGTCGCGGCCGTCGTCGTCGCCGTGCTGGCAGCCGGGGGGACCACGGCGTTCCTCAACCGCGCCCCCGGCGGTTCCGAGGACGCCCGGAGCGAGGGGGCCGCGACGCCGCCAGGAGCGGGTGACGCCTCCTCCGGCCCCGCGGCCTCGCCCTCCGGGAAGGGTGACGACAAGGACGGGGCGAAGGACGACGGGAAGGACGCCCCGAAGGACAAGGGCGAGGAGAAGGGGGACAAGGGAGAGAAGGAGGAGGGCGGGGCAGACGGTGAGGGCGGCGGCTCCGTGCCCGGAGGCGGCGGGTCCGCGGACACCGGAGACGCAGGCACCGGAGACGGCGGCGGGCAGGGCGGTGCCGAGTCGTCGGCGTCGAGCGGCTCCGGGGACGATGCGAAGCCGCCCGCGCCGGACCCCGAACCCGCCCCGGACGGCCGGGTCCCGCAGCAGTTCGTCGGCACCTGGTCGATCGCGTCCCAGTACGACGCCCTCCAGCCGCACACCGTGGTCATCCGGCGGGTGTCGCCCGGCCAGTCGGCGGTGACCCTCATCTCCGACGTCCAGGGCTCGGGGCACTGCGAGTACACGGCGAAGCTCAGCTCGGTGGCGGCCGGCGGGACGCGGATCAACGTCGGCGCAGCGATGGTGGACACGGCCCGTTCCACCGGTATGTGCCGGGACGCCGAACCCTCGTTCTTCACCGTCGCCGGGTCCGGCATCCTGCACGACGTCGGTCCCGCCCACGGCAGCGGCTACCGCTACCACCGCGCCTGA
- a CDS encoding trehalose-6-phosphate synthase, with protein MVSEHTPSTGSTRSTASQVLVASNRGPVSYTLGEDGTLDAKRGGGGLVSGLSAVDDKLWVCAALGDGDREAVRRGVGEPGVRMLDIDAEVHADAYNGIANSVLWFVHHMLYQTPVEPVFDAEFRRQWAAYETYNRAFARALAEEAEPGASVLVQDYHLALVPGMLRELRPDLRIGHFSHTPWAPVDYFRLLPDDIAEQLLRGILGADRAAFLTRRWADAFIGCCTEILGGTGRTRIGVHGLGADAEFLRRRAHEPDVDERMAALREQVGEGRKTVVRVDRTELSKNIVRGLHAYRALLDAHPEWRERVVHIAFAYPSRQDLALYRDYTAAVQSLATEINGAYGTESWTPVVLHVKDDFARSLAAYRMADVALVNPIRDGMNLVAKEVPVVSDQGCALVLSREAGAYEELGEDAIVVNPYDVTGTAEALHEALTMPAGERSARTERLAGAATALPPQQWFLDQLEALRQG; from the coding sequence ATGGTCTCCGAGCACACGCCTTCCACCGGTTCCACCCGTTCCACCGCTTCCCAGGTCCTCGTCGCGTCCAACCGCGGCCCCGTCTCGTACACGCTCGGTGAGGACGGGACGCTCGACGCCAAACGCGGCGGGGGCGGTCTCGTCTCCGGGCTGAGCGCCGTCGACGACAAGCTGTGGGTCTGCGCGGCCCTCGGCGACGGCGACCGCGAGGCGGTCCGCCGCGGGGTCGGGGAGCCGGGCGTCCGGATGCTGGACATCGACGCGGAGGTGCACGCCGACGCCTACAACGGCATTGCGAACTCGGTGCTGTGGTTCGTCCACCACATGCTCTACCAGACGCCCGTCGAGCCGGTCTTCGACGCGGAGTTCCGCAGGCAGTGGGCCGCGTACGAGACGTACAACCGGGCCTTCGCCCGCGCGCTGGCCGAGGAGGCGGAGCCGGGAGCCTCGGTCCTCGTCCAGGACTACCACCTGGCCCTGGTTCCCGGCATGCTGCGGGAGCTGCGCCCGGACCTGAGGATCGGCCACTTCTCGCACACCCCCTGGGCGCCCGTGGACTACTTCCGGCTGCTGCCCGACGACATCGCGGAGCAGTTGCTGCGCGGCATCCTCGGCGCGGACCGGGCCGCGTTCCTGACCCGCCGCTGGGCGGACGCGTTCATCGGCTGCTGTACGGAGATCCTCGGCGGCACGGGCCGGACCCGGATCGGGGTGCACGGCCTCGGGGCCGACGCGGAGTTCCTGCGCCGCCGTGCGCACGAGCCGGACGTGGACGAGCGGATGGCGGCGCTGCGGGAGCAGGTGGGCGAGGGCCGGAAGACCGTGGTCCGGGTGGACCGCACCGAGCTGTCCAAGAACATCGTGCGCGGCCTGCACGCCTACCGGGCCCTGCTGGACGCCCACCCGGAGTGGCGCGAACGCGTCGTGCACATCGCCTTCGCCTACCCCTCCCGCCAGGACCTCGCCCTCTACCGGGATTACACGGCGGCGGTGCAGTCGCTGGCCACGGAGATCAACGGGGCGTACGGGACGGAGAGTTGGACGCCGGTCGTCCTCCACGTCAAGGACGACTTCGCCCGCTCGCTGGCCGCGTACCGGATGGCGGACGTGGCCCTGGTCAACCCGATCCGCGACGGCATGAACCTGGTCGCCAAGGAGGTCCCGGTCGTCTCGGACCAGGGCTGCGCGCTGGTGCTCTCGCGCGAGGCGGGGGCGTACGAGGAGCTGGGCGAGGACGCGATCGTGGTCAACCCGTACGACGTGACGGGCACGGCGGAGGCCCTGCACGAGGCGCTGACGATGCCCGCCGGCGAACGCTCCGCCCGCACGGAGCGCCTGGCCGGGGCGGCGACGGCACTGCCGCCCCAGCAGTGGTTCCTGGACCAGCTGGAGGCACTGCGGCAGGGGTGA
- a CDS encoding MoaD/ThiS family protein, translating to MSVKVRIPTILRTYTGGQAEVTAEGAKLSEVIESLEKDHPGIAARVLDDQGKLRRFVNVYVNDDDVRFEGGLDAATPDGAGVSIIPAVAGGC from the coding sequence ATGAGCGTCAAGGTCCGCATCCCCACCATCCTCCGCACCTACACGGGCGGCCAGGCCGAGGTCACGGCGGAGGGCGCGAAGCTCTCCGAGGTCATCGAGTCCCTGGAGAAGGACCACCCGGGCATCGCGGCCCGCGTCCTGGACGACCAGGGCAAGCTGCGCCGCTTCGTCAACGTGTACGTCAACGACGACGACGTGCGTTTCGAGGGCGGCCTCGACGCCGCCACCCCGGACGGCGCGGGCGTCTCGATCATTCCCGCGGTCGCCGGCGGCTGCTGA
- a CDS encoding ABC transporter ATP-binding protein, with protein MADTSAPNAASGSWALEARGLGKRYRRGWALRDCSFRIPAGRICGLVGPNGAGKSTLLGLATRQVQPTTGGLRIFGVPVDDPAVLPKVAFLGQDKPLFKRFTVAETLRMGAELNPDWDAAAAHRIVRSGNIPQHARVGTLSGGQRTRLAFALAFGKRPELLLLDEPMADLDPLARDEMSTLLMAEAVERGTTVVMSSHLLTELEDMCDYLLVVAEGRIRMAGDADALVPAHTLVTGMSRDGSLPPELGHHTVVETRLQGRQFQAMIRPQGPLPADWQSVEPSLEEVLLAHLRSPDAPSLYTPGARVDAEGIQAA; from the coding sequence GTGGCAGACACGAGCGCCCCGAACGCGGCGTCCGGCAGCTGGGCACTCGAAGCCCGCGGCCTGGGCAAGCGCTACCGGCGCGGCTGGGCGCTGCGCGACTGCTCCTTCCGCATCCCGGCCGGCCGCATCTGCGGTCTGGTCGGCCCGAACGGAGCCGGCAAGAGCACCCTGCTCGGGCTGGCGACCCGGCAGGTACAGCCGACCACCGGCGGTCTGCGGATCTTCGGCGTACCGGTCGACGACCCCGCCGTCCTGCCCAAGGTCGCGTTCCTCGGCCAGGACAAGCCGCTGTTCAAGCGGTTCACCGTGGCCGAGACCCTGCGCATGGGCGCCGAGCTGAACCCGGACTGGGACGCCGCCGCCGCGCACCGCATCGTCCGCTCCGGCAACATTCCGCAGCACGCGAGGGTCGGCACGCTCTCCGGCGGCCAGCGCACCCGCCTCGCCTTCGCCCTCGCCTTCGGCAAGCGGCCGGAACTGCTGCTCCTGGACGAGCCGATGGCGGACCTCGACCCTCTGGCCCGCGACGAGATGAGCACCCTCCTCATGGCGGAGGCCGTCGAGCGCGGCACCACGGTGGTGATGTCCTCGCATCTGCTGACCGAGCTGGAGGACATGTGCGACTACCTGCTGGTCGTCGCGGAGGGCCGCATCCGCATGGCCGGTGACGCCGACGCGCTGGTCCCGGCCCACACGCTGGTCACCGGGATGAGCCGCGACGGTTCGCTCCCGCCCGAGCTCGGCCACCACACGGTCGTCGAAACCCGCCTCCAGGGACGGCAGTTCCAGGCGATGATCCGGCCGCAGGGACCACTCCCGGCCGACTGGCAGAGCGTCGAGCCCTCACTGGAGGAAGTCCTCCTCGCCCACCTCCGCTCCCCGGACGCGCCGTCGCTCTACACGCCGGGCGCGCGCGTCGACGCCGAAGGGATTCAGGCCGCATGA
- a CDS encoding glucosyl-3-phosphoglycerate synthase, translating into MLEEVERWLTRRSWSSGDRPLNRLADARTADPRRTTVSVVLPALNEEATVGAIVATIRRELMEKVRLVDELVVIDSGSTDATAAVARAAGARVVHRDAILPRIPALPGKGEVLWRSLLVTSGEIVCFVDADLRDFSADFVSGTVGPLLTDPAIQFVKAMYDRPLGDAAGQGGRVTELVARPLLNLHWPRLAGFVQPLGGEYAVRRSLLERLPFPVGYGVELGLLVDALHTVGLDALAQVDVGVRLHRHQDGQALGRMAAAIYRTAQLRLSRGHLVRPSLTQFERGEGGFVPRTHPVDTEERPPMREIAEYAERWAA; encoded by the coding sequence GTGCTCGAAGAGGTGGAACGCTGGCTGACCAGGCGTTCCTGGTCGTCCGGCGACCGCCCGCTGAACCGGCTCGCCGACGCCCGGACCGCCGACCCGCGCCGTACGACCGTGAGCGTGGTGCTGCCCGCGCTCAACGAGGAGGCCACGGTCGGCGCGATCGTGGCGACGATCCGCCGGGAGCTGATGGAGAAGGTCCGGCTCGTCGACGAACTCGTGGTGATCGACTCCGGCTCCACCGACGCCACCGCGGCCGTGGCACGGGCGGCAGGCGCACGGGTGGTCCACCGGGACGCGATCCTGCCCCGGATCCCGGCGCTGCCCGGCAAGGGCGAGGTACTGTGGCGCTCACTCCTGGTGACCAGCGGCGAGATCGTCTGCTTCGTGGACGCGGATCTCAGGGACTTCTCGGCGGACTTCGTCTCGGGGACGGTGGGGCCGCTGCTCACCGATCCGGCCATCCAGTTCGTCAAGGCCATGTACGACCGCCCGCTCGGTGACGCGGCAGGTCAGGGCGGCCGCGTCACCGAACTGGTGGCACGCCCGCTGCTCAATCTGCACTGGCCGCGGCTGGCCGGGTTCGTCCAGCCGCTGGGCGGTGAATACGCGGTGCGGCGCTCCCTGCTGGAGCGGCTGCCGTTCCCGGTCGGTTACGGAGTGGAGCTGGGGCTGCTGGTGGACGCGCTGCACACGGTGGGCCTGGACGCGCTGGCCCAGGTGGACGTCGGCGTACGCCTCCATCGCCACCAGGACGGGCAGGCGCTGGGCCGCATGGCGGCGGCGATCTACCGTACGGCGCAGCTCAGGCTCTCGCGCGGCCATCTGGTGCGGCCGTCGCTGACCCAGTTCGAGCGCGGCGAGGGCGGCTTCGTCCCCCGTACGCACCCGGTGGACACCGAGGAGCGGCCGCCGATGCGGGAGATCGCGGAGTACGCGGAGCGGTGGGCGGCGTGA